In Candidatus Avedoeria danica, the following are encoded in one genomic region:
- a CDS encoding S8 family serine peptidase, translating into MTVRPAFARLALAPALALALATAAAHTTPTAAAPSAPAAPPIAPAPPAAQPDPAPRASLLVTVAGESVWQQFAARLADADGSPASAADVRARAATMHDELVAARAAVLAAQAPAVAAAEATGAQVISRYTTLANGFLLHATADQVARLATVPGILAIEPAPLVTPQLDGSVPFIGGPALATQKGYDGTGSYTAVIDTGVDYTHAHLGGPGTEAAYAAASAVTDTQRIDDLWEGQPLFPNAKVVAGYDFVGRRYNPPHLCSAAQEAAGTCTSTPIPDPDPLDGGGHGTHVSGIVAGNAFAGGLSNGVAPGAKLVGLKIYGEDGDDEAADVLVDAIEWCGNVNLGIETRGTVPPRVDAVNISLGEDWAVASTLFDTTAAAATAAGVTVVASAGNSGNRAFIVGTPSASPPVVSVASTVPPESGMEIVTTNGITSTTHVGLESVIARPFKDVIAGGRMEGQLAWFGRGCGEDPQPQDVSERVALVERGLCNLSDKILKAQGKGAIAILMYTNENPKSQMAGDAAGITIPAAMIDRAPGETLRDMLLGGAVMHVTFDASKVSLDLSSADLVAGYSSRGPNIHGALKPDIAAPGSNILSAAMGTGTRGASFNGTSMAGPHVAGAAGVVAQRNRAENLSLDGLGVAALLMNYAQPTVYAGGGIVPIPRQGAGRLDVLRAGTGPLLARAGTIASLNVGIRALTAPVNVTLPVTLTNLTDAPVTYRIVPRFRRPAAADAGLTFQLQESVVHSLAPRETRTAPISVAIDPAKLADWTLYPAATGDGIGSVEASEIDGWLTFQPVDGNAQPLPDVTAPAAAVPFYLMARRASAVAHTWMADPDAGPGHRLTFDNTSPFTGTVQLFHRPAQRTPGLGTPGGTVVTPAGAVDAMPTDPDEPNVPDALDVAAVGVRATTASTTSTTADRLDFAVVTHAAVMMPVPQQTQIFIDTDRDGSADWRVRAGDHRGPDRVQTFVGRWVASSNAITGTERTTDTLFSSDVATHASVLSVPMTLLGMTEPAPFDFWVVRRGTHEDWSHIGLPDVVPDGADQPGGPRLTFDPTTQAVRLAAPATAVAGGRTGSIPLAIDAGRSGTSCRRHDGYLAIYPENDFAGNGQWAWIDGGGLRVVCGPVYLPQVLATFDAAVMGP; encoded by the coding sequence ATGACCGTGCGCCCCGCCTTCGCCCGCCTCGCGCTCGCCCCCGCCCTCGCCCTCGCCCTCGCCACCGCCGCGGCCCACACGACGCCCACCGCCGCCGCGCCGTCGGCGCCCGCCGCGCCCCCGATCGCCCCCGCACCGCCGGCGGCCCAACCGGACCCCGCCCCCCGCGCCAGCCTCCTCGTGACCGTGGCCGGCGAGAGCGTGTGGCAGCAGTTCGCGGCCCGCCTGGCGGACGCGGACGGCAGTCCGGCCAGCGCGGCCGACGTGCGGGCGCGCGCAGCGACGATGCACGACGAGCTGGTGGCGGCGAGGGCGGCGGTGCTGGCGGCGCAGGCGCCGGCAGTGGCGGCGGCCGAGGCGACGGGCGCCCAGGTGATCAGCCGGTACACGACGCTGGCGAACGGCTTCCTGCTGCACGCCACGGCCGATCAGGTGGCGCGGCTGGCCACGGTGCCCGGCATCCTGGCGATCGAGCCGGCGCCGCTCGTCACGCCGCAGCTGGACGGCAGCGTGCCGTTCATCGGCGGGCCGGCCTTGGCGACGCAGAAGGGCTATGACGGCACGGGGTCGTACACGGCGGTCATCGACACCGGCGTGGACTACACGCACGCCCACCTCGGCGGGCCGGGCACGGAAGCGGCCTATGCGGCGGCCAGCGCCGTGACCGACACGCAGCGGATCGACGACCTCTGGGAGGGCCAACCGCTCTTCCCGAACGCCAAGGTCGTCGCCGGCTACGACTTCGTCGGACGGCGCTACAACCCGCCGCACCTCTGCTCGGCGGCGCAGGAAGCGGCCGGGACGTGCACCAGCACGCCCATCCCGGACCCCGACCCGCTGGACGGCGGCGGCCACGGCACGCACGTCTCGGGCATCGTGGCCGGCAACGCGTTTGCCGGAGGGCTCAGCAACGGCGTCGCGCCCGGTGCCAAGCTGGTGGGCCTGAAGATCTACGGCGAGGACGGCGACGATGAGGCAGCGGACGTCCTCGTGGATGCCATCGAGTGGTGCGGCAACGTGAACCTCGGGATCGAGACGCGCGGCACCGTTCCGCCGCGGGTGGATGCCGTTAATATCAGCCTCGGCGAGGACTGGGCGGTGGCCAGCACGCTGTTCGATACCACCGCCGCCGCCGCCACCGCCGCCGGCGTGACCGTCGTCGCCTCGGCCGGCAACTCCGGCAACCGGGCGTTCATCGTCGGGACGCCGTCCGCCAGCCCGCCGGTCGTCTCGGTGGCCAGCACCGTGCCGCCCGAGTCCGGGATGGAGATCGTCACGACCAACGGGATCACATCGACGACGCACGTCGGGCTCGAGAGCGTCATCGCCCGGCCGTTCAAGGATGTCATCGCCGGCGGCCGCATGGAGGGCCAGCTGGCGTGGTTCGGCCGGGGCTGCGGCGAGGACCCGCAGCCGCAGGACGTGAGCGAGCGCGTCGCGCTCGTCGAGCGCGGGCTGTGCAACCTGTCGGACAAGATCCTCAAGGCCCAGGGCAAGGGCGCGATCGCCATCCTCATGTACACCAACGAGAACCCCAAGAGCCAGATGGCCGGCGACGCGGCCGGCATCACGATCCCGGCCGCGATGATCGACCGCGCCCCCGGCGAGACGCTGCGCGACATGCTCCTCGGCGGCGCGGTGATGCACGTCACGTTCGATGCGTCCAAGGTAAGCCTCGACCTCTCCAGCGCCGACCTCGTCGCCGGCTACAGCTCACGCGGCCCGAACATCCACGGCGCGCTCAAGCCGGACATCGCCGCGCCGGGCAGCAACATCCTCTCGGCGGCGATGGGCACCGGCACGCGCGGCGCCTCGTTCAACGGCACGTCGATGGCCGGCCCGCACGTCGCCGGCGCGGCCGGCGTCGTGGCCCAGCGAAACCGGGCGGAGAACCTCAGCCTCGACGGCCTCGGCGTGGCGGCGCTCCTGATGAACTACGCCCAGCCGACGGTGTATGCCGGCGGCGGCATCGTGCCGATCCCGCGCCAGGGAGCAGGCCGCCTGGACGTCCTGCGCGCCGGCACCGGCCCGCTCCTCGCGCGCGCCGGCACGATCGCCAGCCTGAACGTCGGCATCCGCGCGCTGACCGCGCCGGTGAACGTCACGCTGCCGGTGACGCTCACGAACCTGACGGACGCGCCGGTGACGTACAGAATCGTGCCCCGCTTCCGCCGCCCGGCGGCGGCCGACGCCGGCCTCACGTTCCAGCTCCAGGAATCCGTCGTCCACAGCCTCGCGCCGCGCGAAACGCGCACGGCACCGATCTCGGTCGCCATCGACCCGGCGAAGCTTGCCGACTGGACGCTCTACCCGGCGGCCACCGGCGACGGGATCGGCAGCGTCGAGGCGAGCGAGATCGACGGCTGGCTGACCTTCCAGCCGGTGGACGGGAACGCGCAACCGCTGCCCGACGTCACCGCGCCCGCCGCCGCCGTCCCGTTCTACCTCATGGCCCGCCGCGCCTCGGCCGTCGCCCACACCTGGATGGCCGATCCCGACGCCGGCCCGGGCCACCGCCTCACGTTCGACAACACCTCGCCCTTCACGGGCACGGTCCAGCTCTTCCACCGCCCGGCGCAGCGCACCCCCGGCCTCGGGACACCCGGCGGGACGGTCGTCACCCCGGCCGGCGCCGTCGACGCGATGCCGACCGACCCCGATGAGCCGAACGTGCCCGACGCCCTCGACGTCGCCGCCGTCGGCGTCCGCGCGACGACGGCGTCCACAACATCGACGACGGCCGACCGCCTGGACTTCGCCGTCGTGACGCACGCCGCGGTCATGATGCCGGTCCCGCAGCAGACCCAGATCTTCATCGACACGGACCGCGACGGCAGCGCCGACTGGCGCGTCCGCGCCGGCGACCACCGCGGCCCGGACCGCGTCCAGACGTTCGTCGGCCGGTGGGTGGCGTCATCGAACGCCATCACGGGCACGGAGCGCACGACGGACACCCTGTTCAGCTCGGACGTCGCGACGCACGCCAGCGTCCTCTCCGTGCCGATGACCCTCCTCGGCATGACGGAGCCCGCGCCGTTCGACTTCTGGGTCGTCCGCCGCGGCACGCACGAGGACTGGTCGCACATCGGGCTGCCCGACGTCGTCCCGGACGGCGCCGACCAGCCCGGCGGACCGCGCCTCACGTTCGACCCGACGACGCAGGCCGTCCGTCTCGCGGCACCCGCGACGGCCGTCGCCGGCGGCCGCACCGGATCGATCCCGCTGGCGATCGACGCCGGCCGAAGCGGCACGTCCTGCCGCCGCCACGACGGCTACCTGGCGATCTATCCCGAGAACGACTTCGCCGGCAACGGCCAGTGGGCGTGGATCGACGGCGGCGGACTGCGGGTCGTGTGCGGGCCGGTCTACCTGCCGCAGGTGCTCGCGACGTTCGATGCGGCGGTGATGGGGCCGTAG
- a CDS encoding site-specific integrase, with protein sequence MTLPGGKRKALYGPTRADVAKKLAKALRERDQGLPVADDRLTVASYLAHWLENGCRNVQPSTRTHYESNVRVHIAPRLGRLRLAELSPRHVEQLIAELSAAGKSPGTVARVRATLRRGLGQAVRQGLLIRNVASGALVAVPAAEAKEQRVPSPEEARAILAAFEGHWLEAAVAVSIGCGLRQGELRALRWADVDLDAARLTVRQAWQRAGNAQHLAEPKTRASRAPVAIPASVVAIVRRHKADQARARLAAGRHMDASEALVFTASNGSALDGPNILRTFRSRLAAAGLPPMRWHDLRHACASLLLANGSDIATVAAVLRHASPTTTLRTYAHALPGGIDAAAATMDAILTGRSAAGGIGSQ encoded by the coding sequence TTGACCCTGCCCGGTGGGAAGCGAAAGGCACTCTACGGTCCGACGCGGGCCGACGTCGCCAAGAAGCTTGCCAAAGCGCTGCGGGAGCGTGACCAAGGGCTGCCCGTGGCCGACGATCGCCTGACCGTCGCCAGCTACCTGGCACATTGGCTAGAGAATGGCTGCCGGAACGTCCAGCCCTCGACGCGAACGCACTACGAATCGAACGTCCGCGTCCACATCGCCCCGCGCCTTGGCCGCCTGCGCTTGGCCGAACTCAGCCCACGCCACGTCGAGCAACTGATTGCCGAACTATCGGCGGCCGGCAAGAGTCCCGGCACGGTTGCCCGCGTGCGCGCCACGCTTCGCCGCGGTCTTGGTCAGGCCGTCCGGCAAGGGCTGTTGATCCGCAACGTCGCGTCCGGCGCCCTTGTGGCCGTTCCTGCCGCCGAAGCCAAGGAACAGCGCGTTCCGTCGCCTGAGGAAGCACGGGCGATCCTAGCCGCCTTCGAAGGGCATTGGCTTGAAGCCGCTGTTGCTGTGTCGATCGGCTGCGGCCTTCGCCAAGGCGAACTGCGCGCGCTGCGCTGGGCTGACGTTGACCTCGACGCTGCCCGCCTGACCGTGCGCCAAGCCTGGCAGCGGGCCGGCAACGCTCAGCACTTGGCCGAACCCAAGACGCGCGCCAGCCGTGCGCCCGTGGCGATCCCGGCCAGCGTCGTTGCCATCGTGCGACGCCACAAGGCCGACCAAGCACGGGCGCGGCTGGCCGCCGGCCGGCACATGGACGCCAGCGAAGCCCTCGTGTTCACGGCGAGCAACGGATCGGCCCTCGACGGTCCGAACATCCTGCGCACGTTTCGATCGCGCTTGGCCGCCGCCGGGCTGCCGCCGATGCGCTGGCACGACCTCCGGCACGCGTGCGCGTCGTTGTTGCTCGCCAACGGGTCGGACATCGCCACCGTGGCGGCCGTGCTCCGGCACGCCAGCCCGACGACGACGCTGCGGACGTATGCCCATGCGTTGCCGGGCGGCATCGACGCGGCCGCGGCGACGATGGACGCCATTCTGACCGGCCGTTCGGCGGCGGGCGGGATCGGCTCTCAATAG
- a CDS encoding restriction endonuclease, whose protein sequence is MIAPNALIYGDNLDVLRRHIADESVDLVYLDPPFNSNANYNVLFGGKGGSQSAAQVQAFADTWHWDDVAARAYQETVEAGGGAAEALRAFKQLIGRNGGDMMAYLAMMAPRLVELRRVLKPTGSIYLHCDPTASHYLKVLMDAVFGPMQFRNEIIWKRSSAHSDARMKLGDVTDVILFYARGEKAIWNAPRRSLSDANVAQKYGSIDEAGRRYTTRDLRSPSPRPNLTYEYRGFQPHPNGWSISREKMEQYDREGRLWMPTKADGRIRLKIYLDESTGQPLQNLWDDIPPINSRAAERLGYPTQKPLALLERIIEASSNPGGVVLDPFCGCGTTVHAAQQLGRRWIGIDITHLAIGLMRTRLRDAFGPAAEFKVYGEPTTAEDAAALADLDKYQFQFWALGLVGARPASSDERKGADGGIDGRLYFHDEGTGGASKQIILSVKGGKTDVTHVRDLVGVLDRERAQIGVLISLQEPTKPMRQEAANAGFYRSPWDGRDYARIQLLTVAELLDGRGIQMPAPSILNTTFQRAQRSAPDSGAQPTLPGT, encoded by the coding sequence CCCAACGCCCTCATCTACGGCGACAACCTGGACGTGCTGCGCCGGCACATCGCAGACGAGTCCGTCGACCTTGTCTACCTTGACCCGCCGTTCAACAGCAACGCCAATTACAACGTGCTCTTTGGCGGAAAGGGCGGCAGCCAGTCTGCCGCACAGGTGCAAGCATTCGCGGACACGTGGCATTGGGATGACGTCGCGGCGCGTGCGTACCAAGAGACGGTAGAGGCGGGCGGCGGCGCGGCAGAGGCGCTGCGGGCGTTCAAACAGCTCATCGGGCGCAACGGTGGCGATATGATGGCCTACCTCGCCATGATGGCGCCGCGGTTGGTCGAGTTGCGGCGCGTGCTGAAACCGACCGGAAGCATCTATCTGCATTGCGACCCGACGGCGAGTCATTATCTCAAAGTGCTGATGGATGCTGTGTTTGGACCCATGCAATTCCGGAACGAAATTATCTGGAAGCGCAGTAGTGCGCATAGTGATGCTCGCATGAAGTTGGGCGACGTGACGGATGTTATTCTATTCTACGCCAGAGGAGAAAAGGCCATTTGGAACGCGCCGCGCCGCTCACTCAGCGATGCGAACGTGGCGCAAAAATACGGATCGATTGATGAGGCGGGACGACGATACACAACGCGCGATCTGCGAAGCCCTAGCCCTCGACCCAATCTGACCTACGAGTATCGCGGCTTTCAGCCACACCCTAATGGCTGGTCAATAAGTCGCGAGAAGATGGAACAATACGACAGGGAAGGCCGATTATGGATGCCGACAAAAGCTGACGGGCGCATTCGCTTGAAGATCTATCTTGACGAGTCGACCGGGCAGCCGCTGCAAAATCTGTGGGATGACATTCCACCAATCAACTCGCGCGCTGCCGAGCGACTCGGCTACCCGACTCAAAAGCCGCTGGCCCTTTTGGAACGGATAATAGAGGCTAGCAGCAACCCCGGTGGCGTCGTGCTCGATCCGTTCTGCGGCTGCGGTACGACGGTTCACGCTGCGCAACAACTCGGCCGCCGATGGATCGGCATCGACATTACGCACCTTGCCATCGGCCTTATGAGGACGCGCCTGCGCGACGCCTTCGGCCCGGCCGCCGAGTTCAAGGTATACGGCGAGCCGACGACGGCTGAGGACGCGGCGGCGCTGGCAGACCTGGACAAATACCAATTCCAATTCTGGGCGCTCGGCTTGGTCGGCGCGCGGCCGGCGAGTTCTGACGAACGGAAGGGCGCAGACGGCGGGATCGATGGCCGCCTCTACTTTCACGACGAAGGGACGGGCGGCGCGTCCAAGCAGATCATCCTGTCCGTCAAGGGAGGCAAGACGGACGTGACGCACGTGCGCGACTTGGTAGGCGTGTTGGACCGAGAGCGGGCGCAGATAGGCGTCCTGATATCCCTACAGGAGCCGACGAAGCCGATGCGGCAGGAAGCCGCCAACGCGGGCTTCTATCGTTCGCCTTGGGATGGACGGGACTACGCGCGCATTCAGCTGTTGACCGTGGCCGAGTTGCTGGACGGGCGCGGCATCCAGATGCCGGCGCCGTCGATCCTGAACACGACGTTTCAGCGGGCGCAGCGCTCGGCGCCGGATTCTGGCGCTCAGCCGACGCTGCCCGGCACGTGA